In the Streptomyces sp. cg36 genome, one interval contains:
- a CDS encoding MarR family winged helix-turn-helix transcriptional regulator gives MVASGRRQRGELELWRQLTQLTSVLSSSLDKRLARQHGVSVSEFTALSTLAEGGAEGVQMQDLADSIGLNQSTVSRLVARLENSGLATRAVSERDRRCTYATITERGRAIVDEATGTFQKEFSTALDIAAFDERTAPLVARLRHDPAGTEHTGK, from the coding sequence CGCGGCGAACTGGAGCTGTGGCGTCAGCTGACTCAGCTGACGAGCGTGCTGTCCAGCTCGCTCGACAAGAGGCTCGCGCGCCAGCACGGCGTCTCCGTCTCGGAGTTCACCGCGCTGTCCACGCTCGCCGAGGGCGGCGCCGAGGGCGTCCAGATGCAGGACCTCGCCGACTCCATCGGCCTCAACCAGTCCACGGTCAGCCGGCTCGTGGCCCGCCTGGAGAACAGCGGCCTGGCCACCCGCGCGGTCAGCGAACGCGACCGGCGATGTACGTACGCGACCATCACCGAGCGCGGCCGGGCCATCGTCGACGAGGCCACCGGCACCTTCCAGAAGGAGTTCTCCACCGCGCTGGACATCGCCGCCTTCGACGAGCGGACCGCCCCGCTGGTCGCCCGGCTGCGCCACGACCCCGCGGGCACCGAGCACACCGGGAAGTAG